In the Engystomops pustulosus chromosome 2, aEngPut4.maternal, whole genome shotgun sequence genome, one interval contains:
- the CDX2 gene encoding homeobox protein CDX-2 translates to MYVSYLLDKDMYTGSMRGHPGVHNYPTAPQYPDYGGYHGLSLDTAAASSGSSAWISPYGATREDWGHSPYSTGHTPLNPSPGGSLGYSPVSDYPTGQVQGPPCVSVLPTGHQPQISPGGADGHRRHYDWMRKPATQGNSGGKTRTKDKYRVVYTDHQRLELEKEFHYSRYITIRRKAELAVSLGLSERQVKIWFQNRRAKERKINKKRIQQTQNGQNDQDPLSPAPSLGHLMPLSGTMANPVAQ, encoded by the exons ATGTATGTCAGTTACCTCCTGGATAAGGACATGTACACTGGATCCATGCGGGGCCACCCCGGGGTGCACAACTaccccactgccccccagtacccTGACTATGGGGGCTACCATGGACTGAGCCTGGACACTGCAGCTGCTTCCTCTGGATCCTCTGCCTGGATCTCACCTTATGGAGCCACCAGAGAAGATTGGGGTCACTCACCCTACTCCACAGGACATACCCCTCTAAATCCTTCTCCAGGGGGCAGCCTGGGCTATAGTCCGGTGTCTGACTACCCAACTGGGCAAGTACAGGGACCACCTTGTGTTAGTGTTCTGCCAACCGGGCACCAACCTCAAATATCACCAGGAGGGGCAGATGGGCACCGGAGACATTATGACTGGATGAGAAAACCAGCAACACAGGGGAACTCTG GGGGTAAGACCAGGACTAAGGACAAGTACCGGGTGGTGTACACTGACCACCAGAGGCTGGAGCTGGAGAAGGAGTTCCACTACAGCAGATACATCACCATCAGGCGGAAGGcagagctggctgtcagcctGGGTCTCTCTGAGCGGCAG GTAAAGATCTGGTTTCAGAACAGAAGagccaaagaaagaaaaattaaCAAGAAAAGGATTCAGCAAACTCAGAATGGGCAGAATGATCAAGACCCTCTCAGCCCAGCTCCCTCTTTGGGTCACCTGATGCCCTTGTCGGGCACAATGGCAAACCCTGTCGCTCAGTGA